The Candidatus Kapaibacterium sp. nucleotide sequence CATCTTCGCCACCCGGAGATATGACCACTTCCCTACGCGCTGGAAGCTGGCCGTCGCCCATCGCGACGCAGATGGCTCATGGGAGTGGAATGCCTTCATACCCCCACCCTTGACGTCAGAGGACGGTAACGCGATCTCTCCTGCAGTCTGGCACGACACTCTCTTCTTCGCTTCCGACCGCCGTGGTGGTCGCGGTGGGTATGACCTCTACGCCTTCCCACTCTGCGGCCCCGTCACGGTCGTCCTCCATTCCAACTCGCCTATCCTAGCCGCACGGACTACCGTGACTGTCAGCGGTAGTGATGGGCTTGAGCGACGATGGGAAGCTGCTCCGGCAGAGCTCCGCTTTGCCGCAAGAGCCTTTCAGCACTACACAGTGCAAGTCCACCAGCCCTGTCGTCCCCCGGTCGAGGTACGGTTCCAGCCTCCCTGCGACTTCAGCCATAGCGTCGTGTACCACCAGACGATCTCCCTGCCCAAGACTTTCGTCGTACAGACTGCTGTGCTACCGCTACCAGGCAACACTGCTTACAGACCTCTCACTACCGAACACGCCTGGGCCGGTGCCCTGCAGTGGAGCTTCCAGCTCCGGCCGACCCCCTGACTCCTGCACAGCTCCCCACCTGGAATATCGGAGCAGCTCAGGAGACTGAACTCTTACTGGATAGCCTCCCAACTCCTCTACCACCTCGCTGGGCGTCCAGAGTGCCTGTCCTCCGGTGGTCCCCTCGTTGAGATCACTGGAACGGCAGCACCGGAGGACACCCTCTTCTATGCCGGCCCCCCGCTCTCCTTTGGCTCTCTGGCTCTAGTTCCGGGCACAGTGCTGTCAGGCCATCAACTAGTGTTGGTACGTGCTCATGCCTTAGGGGTTGAGCTCCAGAGGCGATTACCATCCCCCCCTCCCCCCTCTCCGCTGGCGCTTTGAGGCTCAGCTCTCTCCTGGGAACCCGGTGGTGATTTGCCGAGTCCAGCTTGGTGCCGACTGAGCTTTTTACTAAGTTTGTGGCTGCGTTATGTCTAAGCCTACAAGAGGGAGTCCCATGCAGCCTTCCGCAGAAATGACTCAGCAAGAAGTTGGTGTTGAGCCTCTCCCTGTACGACAGATCCACCACGTAGAGCTCTACGTCGGCAATGCCAAGCAGGCGGCTTACTTCTACCGCCGGGCAATGGGGTTTGAACTGATTGGGTTTGCAGGACCTGAGACTGGTGTCCGCGAGACTGCCTCTTACGTCCTTCGGCAGAACAAGGTTACGCTCGTGGTAACAGCTCCTGTCCTCCCGAACCATCCCATTACGGAATGGTTGGCCCGCCACGGCGACGGGGTACGTGACGTTGCCTTTGAAACAGATGACGCTGAGTTCTGCTATCGGAAGGCCGTAGAACGAGGAGCACGAGGTATACAGGAGCCGACCGTGCTGGAGGATGAGTACGGCAAAGTGATCGTTGCCTCAATCGCTACGTACGGTGAGGTCATCCACACCTTCGTGCAGCGAGATTCCTACGCTGGCGTCTTCTTGCCACCGTACAAGCCGACGCCGAAGGATACACTGGCACAACCGGTTGGCTTCAAGCACATCGACCATGTCGTAGGGAACGTAGGCTGGAACCAGATGAACGAGTTCGTGGCCTTCTACAACCGGGTCTTCGGCTTCCAGCGCTTCGTCTCCTTTGACGACAAGGATATCTCCACCGAGTACTCGGCACTACGTTCCACAGTGGTGGCGAATGAGAACAAGTGGATCAAGTTTCCCATCAACGAGCCCGCTGAGGGCAAGCGCCGATCCCAGATTGAGGAGTTCATCATCTACAATGCGGGTCCTGGCGTCCAGCACATCGCACTGGAGTGTGAGGACATCATCCAGACGGTCCGTCAGCTGAAGGCCAACGGGGTGGAGTTCCTCTACACCCCTGTGACCTACTACGACGTGCTAGAGGAGCGCGTCGGCAAGATTGACGAGGACATTGCTGCCCTGCGAGAGCTGAACATCCTCGTGGACCGGGACGACAAGGGATACATGTTGCAGATCTTCACAAAGCCAGTCCAGGACCGACCCACGCTCTTCTATGAGCTCATCCAGCGGAAGGGCGCTGAGTCCTTCGGCAAAGGGAACTTCAAGGCGCTCTTTGAGGCCATAGAGCGGGAGCAAGCCCTCCGAGGCAATCTCTGACGCTAACGTGGGAACAAGGTACCCAACGGGGGGACTGACGCTGCCCCATATGTGCCATCAACTATGTCTGCATAATGGCATCTGATTCCAGTGTTGCAACTCCTCCGGTGCAAGAACGTGAAACAACACCGTTCTTCGAATCTGTCAATCGCAACTTCGCAAAAGCTGCAGCGCTACTAGACTACCCCCGCGGACTCTTAGAGCAGATCCGTGTCTGCAACAAGGTCTACTACGTCCAGTTCCCCGTGCGTATCCGCGGCGAGATCCAAGTCATTCAAGGCTGGCGCGCAGAGCATAGCCATCACCGCTTGCCTTGCAAGGGAGGCATCCGGTATGCAGAGACAGTGGACCAAGACGAGATCATGGCACTCGCAGCTCTGATGACCTACAAGTGCGCGATTGTCAACGTTCCATTCGGTGGCGCAAAGGGTGGCATTCGGATCAACCCCCGCAACTACACAGAGGAAGAGCTGGAGCGCATTACCCGCCGTTATACCGTTGAGCTCATCCAGAAGAACTTCATTGGCCCCTCGTTAGACGTCCCAGCCCCTGACTTCGGGACGGGACCACGGGAGATGGCCTGGATTGCCGACACCTACATGACCTTCCGCCCTGACGACATCAATGCGTTAGCATGTGTTACCGGCAAGCCCGTGGAACAGGGCGGTGTCCGCGGGCGTACTGAAGCCACTGGCCTAGGAGTATACTTCGGAATTCGAGAGGCCCTCTCCATACCAGAGCTAGTGCGCCCCCTGGGTTTGAGCCCCGGGATAGAGGGAAAACGCTTCATTGTCCAAGGCTTCGGGAACGTGGGATACCATGCAGCGAAATTCCTCCAGCAAGAAGGTGGAGCCATCATCATCGGTGTCATAGAGTGGGACGGTGCCGTCTACAATCCAGATGGCATCGATGTGGAAGAGCTGGCACAGCACCGCAAAGAGACGGGTTCCATCCTCTACTTCCCCCGCGCCAAGACTATCCCGCTAGAAGAGCGGGACTCTGTCCTGGAGTACGAGTGCGATGTTCTCTTACCAGCAGCGCTCGAGTCACAGATCCACCGCTACAATGCACCGCGTATCCGGGCCAAAATCATTGCAGAAGCTGCTAACGGCCCTACAACAGCAGCAGCAGAGGAAATCCTGCAGCAGCGCGGCATCCTCGTCATCCCTGACATCTTTCTCAACGCCGGTGGGGTCGTGGTGTCGTACTTCGAATGGCTCAAGAACATCGCCCACGTACGCCTTGGACGCTTGGAGAAGCGTTTTGAGGAGCGCTCCAACCAGCGCCTCGTCGAGATGGTAGAACGTCTGACAGCAAAGTCCCTCACCCCAACCGAACGGGAGCTGCTCCTACGTGGGCCGGACGAACTGGACTTGGTTCGCTCCGGTCTTGAGGATACTATGATTACCGCCTTCCACGAGCTGTGGCGAACCTACAAGGAACGAAAAGGAGTCCACGATCTGCGGACGGCTGCCTTCATTGTGGCGATTGACAAGATCGCCACAGCTTACTTCCAGCTAGGGATCTTCCCGTAGTGTGCCGGCAATAGTACTTCTACCTCAACTGCGGCCTCCGGCACGAGCACCCCATTCTCCTGCTGTAGCAAGGAGACACCGTCTACCTTCGCCTTTGGGGCTGGGACGTCACCCCGCTGAACCCGTATGCAGCGTCGCAGTCCACGCCAAGAGCACTCTAGCTCCACCCACTCGACGCCGTCAGGCAGCCATGGCCCGATGTGTAGTCCCTTATCTGTCACCCATACTCCGGCAATGTCACACACCAGCAACTGGAGGAGTTCTGACCAGTTCCAGAGCAGGATACCTACCTGGGGGCAGGGCGGCACTGGACGGGGGCCGTAGAATTCAAACCATGATCCCGAGCGAGCTTGCGGAAGGGAAGCCAGCCACTGCAGTACTCGCCATACCCGATTAGAGCGGCCTTGCGCTGCATATGCCCGGGCAACTAAAAGGGATGCCAAAGGCCATGGCCCAGGGGAATCGGGCTCCGAACTGATGTGATACCGTCCATACCCACCCCCTTCCCAACGCTGGTTCCAGAGCTGTTCTACGGCCTCCATCGTACGGTGTGCCAGCGCGGAATTCGGTGGGATAAGCCTATGGATGATCGGCAGGGTGACAGATACATCGGGATTGAGCCAGTGACGCTCCTCAGTACGTAGAGGTACCCCTTGGGGGATGGCAGGATGATCCTGAGGATGAAGTTCCCACTGGACCTCTCCAGTGATACGCCGGCGCTTGATGAGGCATCCATTCGCTACGAGCCGATATCGGGGATGGAACAGGAGAGCTCGCTGCATGCGGAGAGCGGCTGTCTCCCATCGGACAGCCCGCTGAGAATCGCCTACTCGCTCTGCTAACCGAGCAGCTGCCTTCCATCCCGTCACGAGCCAAACCTGGTAGGCGAGCTCAAAGCCGTCCTCTACGCCGTGCAACGGCATGCGTTCCCAGTACTCCCGCGCATTATGGACGAGGAATGCCCGCTCTGCTCGGAACCGGAATGGATACTCAGCAACTGCGGCCAGCTTCCGCCACCAACGACGCACGAACTCTACATCACCGGTCCAGCCGACGTATGCATCAACGGCCGCTAGCAACACCCCATTCTGATCCAGCTCGACCAACTCTGGCGGTCTTGGCCGACTAGAATCCCATGGGGCACCATCGCCCTGGACCAGCGCTGTGAGAACTCGCTCCAGCACTGCTTGCGCCTTTGCGTGATGTCCGGCATTGAGCAGCCCGAAGACGTTCATACAATGATCCCGCACCCACTCCAGGTTGTACTGCCAGATACTGGCGTCCATCCGCCCGGAGACGGAGATGGTAGCCGGAAGCTGCCAACAGGCGGTTCGGAAGAGGTGTTCGAGAAACGGCTCTGAGCACCTCAGCTGGTGAACCTGATTCCAGTACTCTACAGCTTCTGCTGCCGGCCCCTGAGGGATGGTCCATCGGCAGAGAGGTTTTCCATCCTGAATGACATACTCTAGTGCCAACCGACGCTCCTCACCGCTTCCGAGCTGAAACTCTGCTTGGCAGTGGCGATCCTTTACTCCCGTCCACACCCGCAGCAAGACCGGCTGCCCTTCGTTCCGCAGCCGGACCAGACGTAACAGCCGGGGGACTTGCAGATCTGGGTAGAAGAACTCCTCCCAAAGCCACAACGCACCAGCGCTCCAGGAAGCCTTTACTGTTGGAACGGGCGCTGTAACATCCCACTCAACTTGTGGACTTGTGGCCGCGTAGTGCTGCTCCGAGACCGCCAGTGCAAGCTGCGTGTCCGATATGCCTCGCTGCGCATGGAAGTTGAGAGCTGCGCGCTTAGGCCCGAAGTGCTCTGGGTCGAGTAGTGCAATGCCCAACGGTGTCCCGACTTGGGGGCTATACTGGATTGCAGCCGCACTGAGACCGTTGCCTAGGAAAAAGTAGCAGACTCCGGGCAAGTCCGTTCGAACGTCGGGGTGCCCTTCGTTTGGATTATCGTTGTACGGCATCGGCTTCTATCCCCCTCGTGCAGAGCCTACAGACGATGAACGGCGGGTGAACACTAGCTGAAAAGCCATTTCGTTGCTCTTTTTGGCAGACTGAGGAAATTTGACACGGTTTGACTTCGCCGCCAGCATGCAGAAGTCAGAACGACTCGTCGCGCTGGACGCTGTCCGTTTCGTGGCAATGTTCCTGATGATTCAGGGGCATACGCTCGACGCGCTCGTAGCACCCACGGAGCTAGATGTGACAAAGTTCCCGTGGTCGGTCTGGAATTTCCTCCGGGGACTGACGGCGCCGGTCTTCCTCCTCGCGTCGGGAATCATCCATGTCTTCGCCACCAAGCGAGACTCCCATGGACGACTTCCTAGACAGCTCGTATGGCGACGAATCCGATGGGCACTGACGCTGCTGGGCATTGGGTACCTCATGATGTTCCCGGCCCAGCGCCTCTGGCACCTCAACTACGTGCCCGCCGAGCAGTGGACAGCCTTCTTTCGGGTCCACATCCTCCAACTCCTGGGCGTCACCCTGCTGGCAGTGTTGGCACTCTTCCTCCTCACGCGGACCCATCGTCAACTCGCTCTTGCAGGGGCTATAGTGGGACTGCTCATCGTCCTTGCTGCACCGGCCGCAGCATGGGTTGACTGGTACCGCGTCCTGCCCGAACCACTGGCAGCCTACATGAGTACGGACCGGGGGTCCCTGTTCCCCGTGATTCCCTTCAGTGCTTACCTCTTCCTGGGCCTACCACTTGGCGCTTGGCTCCTCCAACTCCCAAGTGGCACACGACTCTGGGCACTCCAGCGCATTGTCCCCCTTGCAGGTCTTGGCCTGACCGCTGCTTCTGTAGCGTTAGCCCCCTGTTTCCAAGGCTTGCTCCCGCCACACGCAAATCCCTTCCATGCGAATCCAGGCTTCATCCTGCTGCGGTTTGGCCTAGCATTGGTTTTCGTCGGGGCTATTGCTTGGCTCTACGGATGGACACGGAATTGGGCAAACCTCTACACCCTTGCTGGACGCTACGCCCTCTTTGTCTTCGTTGGCCATCTGGTAGTCCTATATGGTACCCCGTGGTTCGACAGCTTCGCTCGATGGTACCCCAAGACGCTCTCCCTGGCTGAAGGGATTGGGATTCTGGCTGTCGTCTTAGCCCTCCTCGGGGTAGGGATTGCAGCTGCCGAGCTCTTGCGTCGCTGGTGGCGGAAACCGTCCCTGCTCTGGGCTGGGGTAGGTAGCGTCTTGGGCTACATCCTCCTGGCTCCCTAAGGCACCATGCTCCCCATTCACCCCGCGATCGTTCACTTCCCAATAGCCCTCTTACCCCTTGCAGCGGTTCTGCGTTGGTGGCTACTGTGGCGACCTTCTCCGTGGGGAGACCCTGCAGCACGCCTATGCAGCTGGCTTGGGACGCTTTTCTTGGCAGCGGCAGTCATCTCTGGACAGGCCGCTATCCCTACACACATGCCAGAGGAGGCTACACCTGTATTCCAGCTTCACCAGCAGCTTGGGACACTGCTCTTACTGTGGTACGGCAGCATAGCGCTCTGGGAAGTAGCCCGCCACCACAAGATGCGACGAGTAGAGCTGTTAGCACTAACACTCGCCCATAGCATCGGCTCTGCTATTGTGCTCTTCACTGGCTCCCTCGGCGGACGCTTGGTGTACGAGTACGGAGTGGGGGTCACTGCAGGGCAGGACTAACCTTTCGCTCAAGAGTGCTGGAAAAGCGCTGTGAGGACACAGCCGCGGTGGACGGCAGGATGCTTGCAGGAAGCCCCACTCATACTATGAAGCGCATCATGCCATACGCGATCACAAACGGACCGAACCTGCACCACAACGTTCTCGACGTGCTGCCAACCGCGCTATGCACTCTGCCAGCTCTGGCTCTCAGTAGCCAAACACACCAACTCGGCCGCTGACGACGTTGCCGGTTACTTGCCGCCATCCGATGCTCTAAACCCCACGTCTCGGAACCTCGTGCTACTCTGAACGGCGTTGGAGACGCCGCCAGCCTCATTGCGGTGTCCAGGAGGCCTCGAAAACATTCTAGGGACTGGTGGTCCGAATGAGGAAGCAGCTTCGCGAGCTTTTCCTGTTGGGCTGGGGAATGGACGGGAAAGTCACGTTGGTGCAAGCTACATATTGCCCTAGCCCAAACAGTTCCAGAGCGTAATAGACCCCGCCACTTCGGGCAGTCAGCAGCCCATCGACGGCACATGGATTCCGTGCAGAGTTGGCGATTGTCCACAACGCAGCCCAAATCCCGAGATTTCAACACCAGCTGAGCTCTCAGGAGTAGCTTCCAACGCCAGATACCGAAGCCGCCACGTCTCAAATCAAGGATGCCAACGTGTTCGCCGAAGGCTCAGCGACACAAGAGGTGCAATCCTGCGAGCACGTAGAGCTAATGCATCAGCGCCTTGCCGTAGGTTTCCGCTCCCGAGTCCCACGCCAAGTTGCTTACCGAATGCAGAACTGTTCCTCCTGCAGAGGCAATTCTCCCGCCGCTGAAACTCCGCGAGGAGCGCATAGCTTTGCATGCTCCTTCAAGGCCATTCGAGCATGCCGACCTTGGTCATCGATGGCGAATCCCTTCGTATCGAGGAGCTCTGGCGCGCCGTCACGGAACCCGGCTGGCAGCTAGAGCTAAGTCCCAGGGCCCGCCAACGCATCGAACAGGGCCGAGCGTGGGTAGAACGATGGTTACAGGAGCAACGGCAGGTCTACGGTGTTACAACTGGGTTCGGCGAATTAGCTGCTGTCCCCATCTCCGCCTCTCAAGCCCGTGAGTTGCAAATCCACTTGGTACGATCCCACAGCGTCGGGGCTGGAGAGTGGCTCCCCTGCGAAGTCTCAAGAGCGATGCTCCTCCTACGAGCTAACGTGCTGGCCCGCGGGTACTCTGGCGTGCGGCCTGCGGTCGTAGACTCGTTGATAGCTCTCTTCAACAGCGGCCTTGTACCGGCAATTCCCCGCCAAGGCTCTGTTGGGGCTAGTGGCGACTTAGTCCAATTAGCCCACCTCGCACTAGCCCTCATCGGAGAGGGGTTCTTCCGAACGGAGAACGGCATAGAGCCCGCTGCAACGGTACTGCAGCGCCATGGCCTTGCTCCACTCCAGTTAGAGGCGAAGGAGGGTCTAGCCCTCATCAACGGCACCCAGATGACAACTGCATACGGGGCTCTTAGTGTCTACCGAGCGTGGCAATGCGCTCTCATCGCTGACGTTGCAGCAGCCCTGACTGCCGATGTTCTCCGAGCCTCCCCAACCCCGTACGACGCCCGTCTCCATTCACTACGCCCCTTCCCTGGCCAACAGCGCACAGCAGCCCGCCTCCGCATGCTCCGTGCCGGAAGCTCCCTCCAACATCTCCCTCGGCCTACCCCTCTACCACAGGATGCCTACAGCCTACGCTGCATCCCCCAAGTCCACGGCGCCTCCCACGATGCTATTGCTTACGTTTGGAACGTCGTCCAGATTGAGCTCAACGCAGTCACGGACAACCCCATTGTAGACCTCGACTCCGGCCAACCGATCGAGGGTGGGAACTTCCACGGACAACCCTTGGCGCTAGCATTGGACTTCCTCGCACTGGCATGTGCTGAGCTTGCCAATATCTCCGAACGACGCATTGAGCGCCTTCTGAACTCACGCACCAGCGGGCTCCCTGCCTTCCTGGCGGCTAAGCCGGGACTACATTCGGGACTGATGATTGCCCAGTATACAGCAGCCTCCATCGTGTCGGAGAACAAGGTCCTGTGCCATCCCGCGAGCGTCGATTCTATCCCCACTTCAGCTGGCCAGGAGGACCACAACTCTATGGCGAGCATTGCTGCTCAGAAGGTGTGGCAGGTGGTAGAGAATCTGCAGACCGTACTTGCTCTTGAGCTGCTCTGTGCCGCACAGGCGTTGGAGTACCTCCGGCCTAGCCGCAGCAGTTCTCGGTTGGAGCGCCTCGTGGAGTGCATTCGCGACCACGTCCCGCCCCTCCAGGAGGACCGCCCACTCTACAGAGACGTAGAGCTTCTGCGTTCCCTCATTACTTCTGGCGAGCTGCTCGCTGCTGCTCTCCCCGAGAGCGTCGGCGACTACCCAACCTCTCACGACCTTCCTATCCCCAACATCATGCCTGCGCAATAAAACTTGCGCCGGTGACGTCACCGAGCGATGCTGGGCGATGTTAAACTCTCGCTGCCTTGCCATGCGCTTACTTATAGACTCCGCGAACCTGGATGAAATCCGCACAGCCGCAAGCTGGGGCATCTTGAGTGGTGTAACCACAAACCCAACGTTGCTGGCGAAGGAAGACCCGAGCGTAGACATTCGTGAGCGGCTTCTGGAAATCCATCGCATAGTCGGCGGTCATCTCTCGGTCGAGGTCGTCTCTACAGACACAGCCGGCATGCTACGGGAGGCCGAAGAGATTGTCTCTTGGCTGCCGGAAGCCGTCATCAAAGTACCGATGACTCCTGAGGGGATGGCGGCTGTCCGGGAACTCTCACGGCAAGGAATTCCCACGAACGTCACGCTCGTCTTTTCACCCGCCCAAGCCATCATCGCTGCGAATGCTGGTGCAAGCTTCGTAAGCGTCTTCTTGGGACGCCTGGACGACATCGGCGGTGACGGTGTTCGAGTCTTGGCTGACATCTGCGAGATTTGGGAGCGGCAGGGAATCGAGGCTGAGCTCATTGCGGCATCGCTGCGACATCCGATGCACCTGGTCGAGGCTGCTCGTGCTGGAGCCAACATTGCCACAGCTCCCTTCCGCGTCCTTCGGCAGGCCATGGCTCACCCCCTCACCGACCTCGGCCTCCAGGCATTTCTGGCGGATTACCAGCGCCTTCAGGAAGAGCAGGCACGCGCACGGCAAATCCCGCTGGTCTCAGTCACGTAAGGTCATCCTTGGAGCTGCAGAACCATGCCTCGCCGTGATCGTTTCGGTGTCGTACGCTCGCTACAGACCTCGACAGGAACGCTCTCGTACTACAGTCTCCCCGAGCTGGAACGGCAAGGTTACCGAGTAAGCCATCTCCCGTTCTCTCTCCGCATCCTACTGGAGAACATCCTCCGCTCAGAAGACGGCTTCACCGTCACCGAGGAGCACGTCCACAACCTACTCTCATGGCAGCCACGCCCACCGGAGCGGGAAATCCCCTTTATGCCGACCCGGATTCTGATGCAGGACTTCACGGGGGTGCCCGCCATCGTCGACCTGGCGTCGCTCCGGGCGGAAGCAGCCCGAAAGGGTGTGTCGCCAGAGCGCATCAATCCATTGATTCCGGTGGACCTGGTGATCGACCACTCAGTCCAGGTGGACTTCTTCGGCACCATCTGGGCTTACGAGCGCAACGTGGAACTGGAGTACCAGCGGAATCGCGAGCGGTATTCCCTCCTGAAGTGGGCACAGCAGGCCTTCCGAAATTTGACCGTCCTCCCTCCGGGCATGGGCATATGCCATCAGGTCAACTTAGAGTACCTCGCACAGGTCGTGGCGGTCCGGGACGGCATTGCCTGTCCCGACACGCTCGTCGGGACGGATTCCCACACCCCGATGGTCAATGGAATTGGAGTCTTAGGATGGGGTGTTGGCGGGATCGAGGCTGAGGCAGCGATGCTCGGCCAGCCCCTCTTCCTCCTCCTGCCCGAAGTCATAGGTCTCCGGCTCATTGGGGAACTCTCACCAGGAGTGACGGCTACGGACCTGGTGCTGACAATCACCGAGCTGCTCCGCAGGTATGGCGTCGTCGGCAAGTTCGTAGAGGTCTTCGGTCCTGGCCTGAACTCCCTAACGGTCCCTGACAGAGCTACCATCGCCAACATGTCCCCTGAGTTCGGATGTACCGTCACCTACTTCCCCGTTGACAACCAGACTCTAGAGTACCTCCGCGCTACGGCCCGACCGCCAGAGCTCATCGAGCGGGTGGAATGGTACTGCAAGGAAAATCTCCTCTGGCGCGAAGCCGAAGAGTCCATCCAGTACACAGACGTGCTCACTCTGGACCTCTCCACTGTAGAGCCTACTCTGGCAGGTCCTCGACGCCCACACGACCGAGTGCCATTACGAAGCGCGAAGGCTACGGTCATCAGCAGTCTGGAGCAGACATACAACCGAGCCTACGTACCGATAGAGGAGCGGTGGGAGACTATCGCGCAGGCAGCAGCTATAGGCAGCCCAGGGTCCACTGTCGCTGTTGCGACCCGTCCATCCTTGCGGACGGTTCCTATCCGTACCGATGGGCTGCAGTTCCTGCTCAGCGATGGCGCTGTCGTCATCGCCGCTATCACGAGCTGCACCAATACCTCCAACCCAACGGTTATGCTGGCAGCCGGCCTCTTGGCGCAGAAGGCTGTCAAACGTGGGTTACGCGTTAAGCCATGGGTCAAGACTAGCCTTGCACCAGGCTCTCGCGTGGTAACGCAGTACTTGAGGCGGTCTGGGCTTCTCGACGCTTTAGAAGCCCTCGGCTTCCACGTCGTCGGATATGGCTGTACGACATGCATCGGCAACAGTGGGAACCTGCCAGAACCGATTGCACGGGCAATCACCGACAACGAGCTCGTCGTTGCCGCTGTGCTTTCTGGGAACCGCAACTTTGAGGCCCGGGTCCATCCCCAGGTACGGATGAACTTCTTAGCCTCCCCGCCATTGGTGGTCGCCTATGCTCTAGCAGGCCGCGTAGACATTGACCTTCTATCCGAGCCGTTAGGGACCGATCCGAACGGGGAGCCGGTCTACCTGCGGGACATCTGGCCCAGCCCTGGGGAGGTCCGCTCGCTTATGGAGCAGGTGCTACGTCCGGAGGACTTCCGGTCTACATACTCCAGCGTCTATGCTGGCGACCGCTTCTGGCAGGAACTGGAAGCTCCGAAAGGCGAGCTGTATCAGTGGGATCCTGATTCTACGTACATCCGTGAGGCACCCTTCTTCCGTGATCTACCGCTCCATCCTCCGCAACCGGGCGATATCCGAGGTGCCCGTGTTCTGCTATGGCTTGGTGACACAGTAACGACTGACCATATCTCCCCGGCCGGCTCCATCTCCCCCTTCTCCCCAGCAGGGCGATGGCTCATCGAGCACGGAGTAGACCCCCTGGACTTCAACTCCTACGGTGCCCGCCGTGGAAACCATGAAGTGATGGTGCGCGGCACATTTGCCAACATCCGGCTCCGGAACGCGCTGGCAAGTCGCGAAGGAGGATGGACCCGCTACTTCCCAAGTGGCGAGGAGCTGACAGTCTACGATGCCGCCATGCGATATCTGGCTGAAGGAGTCCCAACAATCGTTCTTGCGGGCAAAGAGTATGGCAGCGGCTCCTCTCGTGACTGGGCGGCGAAAGGTCCCGCTCTCCTGGGCATTCGAGCTGTCATCGCGGAGAGCTTCGAGCGCATCCACCGCAGCAACCTCGTTGGCATGGGGATCTTGCCGCTACAGTTCCCGCCGGGCGAGTCAGCAATGACGCTCGGCTTGGACGGCAGCGAGCTCTACGACATCATCGGCATTAGTGATGGCCTGGCTCCCCAGAAGGTCTTGCGAGTGATCGCTCGCAAGCCTGATGGAAGCACCCGCGAATTCAGCGTCATTGCTCGCTTGGACGTCCCTGTGGAGGTAGAGTACTACCGCCACGGAGGCGTCCTGCAGTACGTCTTCCGCAACATCCTCCAAAGCACCGTGAGTGCTAGTCCCTGAAACGAGTGTCGGTAGGGTGAATCGCTCTGCCTAACCCCTGCTCCCCTTTCTGCAAGGACTTGCGGACCATCGCTGTTTGTGTTAGCAGAATCGCTAAGCGCGGTCGTTAAACGACATGGGCGGTTGCCGGTTAGGGGTGCGTGGAGCCATTCTGCGGCAGCGATAGGGACCTGCTTCTCCTCCTCTGTAGCTGCAAAGAGCAAAGATGCCAGGGACGCGGGTTTCCCACGTGCAGAGTCGTGAATCGCCTTCCGGACCTCTCTTCCCACCCCCCTTCTGGTAC carries:
- the acnA gene encoding aconitate hydratase AcnA, with translation MPRRDRFGVVRSLQTSTGTLSYYSLPELERQGYRVSHLPFSLRILLENILRSEDGFTVTEEHVHNLLSWQPRPPEREIPFMPTRILMQDFTGVPAIVDLASLRAEAARKGVSPERINPLIPVDLVIDHSVQVDFFGTIWAYERNVELEYQRNRERYSLLKWAQQAFRNLTVLPPGMGICHQVNLEYLAQVVAVRDGIACPDTLVGTDSHTPMVNGIGVLGWGVGGIEAEAAMLGQPLFLLLPEVIGLRLIGELSPGVTATDLVLTITELLRRYGVVGKFVEVFGPGLNSLTVPDRATIANMSPEFGCTVTYFPVDNQTLEYLRATARPPELIERVEWYCKENLLWREAEESIQYTDVLTLDLSTVEPTLAGPRRPHDRVPLRSAKATVISSLEQTYNRAYVPIEERWETIAQAAAIGSPGSTVAVATRPSLRTVPIRTDGLQFLLSDGAVVIAAITSCTNTSNPTVMLAAGLLAQKAVKRGLRVKPWVKTSLAPGSRVVTQYLRRSGLLDALEALGFHVVGYGCTTCIGNSGNLPEPIARAITDNELVVAAVLSGNRNFEARVHPQVRMNFLASPPLVVAYALAGRVDIDLLSEPLGTDPNGEPVYLRDIWPSPGEVRSLMEQVLRPEDFRSTYSSVYAGDRFWQELEAPKGELYQWDPDSTYIREAPFFRDLPLHPPQPGDIRGARVLLWLGDTVTTDHISPAGSISPFSPAGRWLIEHGVDPLDFNSYGARRGNHEVMVRGTFANIRLRNALASREGGWTRYFPSGEELTVYDAAMRYLAEGVPTIVLAGKEYGSGSSRDWAAKGPALLGIRAVIAESFERIHRSNLVGMGILPLQFPPGESAMTLGLDGSELYDIIGISDGLAPQKVLRVIARKPDGSTREFSVIARLDVPVEVEYYRHGGVLQYVFRNILQSTVSASP